CATCAAGGTCAACAAGCAAGACCGCATCTTCGTGACTACGCCCTTTGGCTTGAGCACTTCGATCAGCATGCTCTGGCGTTCGGACGATGGCGGCCGTAGCTACCTGCCGCTCGGGCCTCCGATCCTGCGCGACGCCGCGTTGGGACCAGGGGGTGGCGATTCAGACGTGGATTTTGACGATCATAACCGCGTTTACTTTATCGATCTCTGGGCCGGTTGTGTCACTGTCGCGGTTTCTGAAGATGGCGGCAACACATTCCCGACGGACCGGACCAGCTACGTATCGTGCATCAGCGGCGAGACGATGGGCGCGATTGATGACCGGCAATGGATCGCAGCCTACGGCGACGGAAGGGCCTACATGACTTGGCGCCGGTTCACGGGTCTTTCGCCCCTGCCGTTTTACATGTTCAGGACCCGCGATGCCGGGCGGACTTGGGACCAAGGTCGAGAACTCGGCCTGGTCTCGCAATCGGGTCCGCTCAAGATCGACAAGACGAAGCGGCGCGTGACGGTCGGAGGCCAGGAGCGCGACGCCATACTCATCTATCAGATCTATTTCAATGGAAACGATATTCGCATGTTCCGGATGACGGACCTCGACGACGGCAGCGACCCAGTCGTCGAAGACTTTCGCATCTATAACGGGGGCAGCGAAGACACGAGCAACGTCTTCCCGGTGATAACCGTTGACCGCGCCGGCAACCTGTATGCTGCCTGGTCCCAGGCGCAATCAACGCCGGGCACCAGCCAGAGGATATTCATGGCGACTTCCACCGACCGCGGCCAAACCTGGTCGCCGCGTAAGCAGGTCAGCACCTTCACGGGCACAAACATAATGCCCTGGATCGTGGCGGGCGATCCCGGTCGTGCGGCAATCGTTTGGTATCGAAGCGCGGTCGCCGGAAACCCGAACAGTCTGGCGAGCGAGTGGATGATTCACATGGCGCAAACGCTGAACGCGTTTGACGCTGTGCCAACTTTCCAGACCGTGCCGGTGAGCCAAAACATCGTGCACCGCGGAGAGATTTGCACGGATGGAACGACCTGCGACGCGACGGGGCGCGACCGAAGTTTCCTCGAATACCCCTCTATTGACATGGACTCGACCGGTGCGGCGGTGGTTGTGTATAACGACAACACTAACCAATCCGAAGGCCCTTACGTGATGACGGCCAAGCAGGCGTCGGGGCCGAGCTTGCTGGCGTCGGTCGGATTTTTGGGAGGAGGACCGGGCACAGTTTCGGTCACCACGCCGGCTGCCGATTCAACCATCCGGACCAACAGTCTCACCATCGAAGGCACACACACTGTTCCACCAAAGAACTTCGACCGGGACGAAACGGGTGACGCGCACTTCCGCTCTACGGGGGCGAATATGCCTGGGGCCGACCTGCGCTCGGTCGTGCTGCGGGAAGAGGGAGACGCGCTGGTACTGACGATGCAGGTTGCGGACCTAACACCCGCTGCAAGATCCAGTGCGGCCGCGTCGGTAGCAAACGGCGATGGCATGCTTTACTTGACGCAGTGGGACTATGCCGACACGGTTTATTGGCTTGGCGCCGAAGCGCGTGCGACGGGCACAAGCTACTACACCGGCACGCTAGGCATGATCCGCTCGGCGACGTCGAAGAAATTTATTACCTACAACCCGGACCCGGTTAAGTCGCAGCAGGTCCAGGGGCAAATGACGCAAGCCGTGCCAGGCGTAATCACGATTCGAGTTCCGAAAAACCAGGTGGGCAGTCCACCAACCGGCGCGCAGTTCCACTCGCTTACGGGTTATGCGCTTTCAGAGCGTGGGCCACTTATTCCTATCGGCACAAATCTGCCCAACGGGCCGTTTCCTGCGCCAAAGACGAGCGGCGTCACGCCTGGTCCGACGTCGCTGCCCGTGCAACTCGACGCTGCGGGGGCGGTGACATACACAGTAGGCGCCGGCGTTCCGACATTAGACGGCATCGTTGAAGTCTCGGTCGACGATCCGACCTTTAGCTCGCCGCGACTCGCATCGTTCTCAACCGATCTGGGAGAAGCGCGTTGGCAGTTGCCGCTGTCAGTCGCTGAGATGACAACAGGTTTGCACATGGTCTATGTGCGGCAGCGCATCAATGGTCGCGTTCCGTCGCCCGTCGTCTCAGTGCCGTTTACCGTGGCGGACACGATCGAACAAACCGTCACTTCGATGGTCAGCTTCGCCACCTCGAATGCGCGATCATCCGGAGGCATCAGCCAGTACGACATGACGATCAGGAACATATCGTCACAGACGATCTTTGCGCCGGTGCGTCTTGAAGTTGCCAGCATTACTTCGGCCGGCAGCACTGTGACGGTCGCTAACGCCAACAACGGACTGGCTGGTCCCGGCGCCGCGTGGGACTACAGCAGTAAGCTTGGGGCTGATAACGCGCTAACCGCGAACGAATTGTCAGGTGCGGTTAATCTTCGATTCAACAACCCGAACAACGTGGCGTTCACAGTGGTTTTCAGGGTCATCGGCGGCCTGGCCCGGGCGTCCGGCTCGAGCGCGACGAGCCATGAAGCCGGCGCAGCCACCCCCAGCAGCGCTGCAGCGCCCGGGCCTGCCGGGACAGGCTCTGTGCCCGAGGTACTGTTGGGTGTTAGCTACAACCCGGTGCTGAACCTTGTGACGGTAACGTCCCTAAAACCGTAGGTAAGGGAAAGAACAAGAGCCGAATCCCATAAACTGGCTTGTGCCGGCTGAACTTAGCGCCTCTTCGAGCTGACTCCACAGTTCGGAGAGGCACTTTTCTATCGGCTCTCCAACTCTTTCTCTTGTTTTCGCTTTAGCCGCTATCGTATAGTCAAACACGGAGTCGCCCCGCTATTTACTCCGCACTGCAAGTCATTCACCGGCTGCCCCGCCGGTATCCTCGTTAGCTAATTTTCAGCAGTCCTCGCACGTTCATTCCGCATGACCAGTACATCTGAGTCGTATAGCACTCGCACAAACCGGCCGAAGCTCGTTCCGGGAACTGAACTGCAGAATCGTTATCGCGTCGTGCGCCAGCTCGGCAAAGGCGGGATGGGTGCAGTCTATGAAGCGATCGATGTGCGACTGGATGTGACCGTCGCGATCAAGGAAGCGTTTTCCACCGACGCGCGCCTGCGAAAACAGTTTGAGCATGAAGCGCGTTTGCTCGCGCAGCTTCATCACGCGGCCCTGCCGCGCGTCATGGACTATTTCAGTGAAGGCGAACGCGTGTTCCTGGTGATGCAGTTTATTGAGGGGGAAGATCTCGCCGAGATCATCGCCAGGCAACCCGGACCCTTGCCAAGGAGCACCGTGATTGCGTGGGCAGATCAGCTACTCGACGCGCTCATTTATCTACACACGCGCGCGCGGCAGATAATTCATCGCGACATCAAACCGCACAATTTGAAACTGACTGCCGACGGAAAGATCGCCTTGCTCGATTTTGGTTTGGCGAAAACTGATTCCGACACGTCGGCAGTAAATTCTTCCTCCAGCATTTTTGGCTTCACCCGCCGCTACTCGCCGCCTGAGCAGATGCAGGATCAAGGTACTTCTCCCCAAAGTGACATCTACGCGCTCGGCGCAACGCTCTATCACTTGCTGACTGGAGTGAAGCCGCCGGACGCGATGGTGCGGACGAAGTCGATTGCCAAGGCAGAAGCCGATCCGTTGCAGCCGGCGCATGAGCTTCACGCCGCGGTTGGTCCAGAGATCTCGGCCATCCTGCTGAAGGCGATGGAGTTGAATCCCGCTCGTCGATTCAAGGATGCAAACGAATTTCGCGAGGCGCTGAAACAACTGGGGCGTGAGAACATGCGCGCGCTGCCAAACTGGAGCGAGCAGGGCGCCAGCGATGGCGCCGGTCGTCCCCACATTAACGTCACCGTTGTGAGGCAACCGACCGTCGATCCTTTTGATAGCTACTCGATCTTGAAGCCGGCCGAAATGGATTGGTTGTTACCCAAGCCCAGCCGTCGTCCGTTTGTGGTCATTGCGCTTATCGGTTTGGTGCTGGTCGGCGGTGTTTTCGCTTTCTCAGACGCGAACGGTTGGCCCGACGTGTCGAAGGCTGCAGTTGATTATGTGAGAGCTAAACGCGGCACCAGCGACGATAAGAAGCCGCTGGAAAACTCGCGCCCAAACAGTCAGGTGAATCTGCGCAGCTCAGAACGTGCCGGCAAGCACTCGCGGAACGAACAACGAAATCGAAAGTCGCAGAACGGAAGAGCACAGACAAAGCGAACCGTTAGCGAGCGCTAGCCGCTGACACGCTCACTAGCTGAGGCTGGTCCACAGTCGTCCGAATTAGATTGGCCGCGGCCCTGACCCAGAGTGGATGTTCGTTGACGCAGGGAATCAGGGATAGCTCTTCACCGCCCGCTTCTTTAAATTCCTCGCGGCCGCGAATTCCAATTTCTTCCAAGGTCTCAAGACAATCGGCCACAAACGAAGGGCAGGCGACGGCAATTCTCTTGATGCCGCGCTTCGGCAACTCCTCCAGGAGCTTTTCAAACGAGGGGCCGATCCATTCGTCTTTGCCGAACTGCGATTGAAAGCAGGTGGTGAACTCGTCCGGTTTCAAGTCCAGGGCCGACGCGATGGCGCGCGAAGTCGCGTGGCATTGCGCGCGATAACAATTTTGATTCCCTGAACCGATTTGCGCGCAGCAGGCATCATTGTTTTGGCAATAACCGGCGGTGTCGATTTGCTTGATATGACGAACAGGGACGCCGTGATAGCTGAACAGAAGGTGGTCGGCTGAGTGTGTCTCGAAATGTTCTCTGACAATCCACGCCCACGCTTCGATGAGTCCTGGATCGACGTAGAACGGATCGACAAACTTCAGCTTGTCGGTCAGCGCGAGCTTCTTCGCTTGCTTCTTTGTTTCGGCCACCGCTGTTTGGAAACTAGACTGTGTGTATTGCGGATAGAGCGGAACTGCCACGATGCGATCAACGCCAGCCTTTTTCAGATTCGCTAACGCTGCCTGGATCGACGGATTGCCGTACCGCATGCCAATCTCGATCACGTAGTCGTCTGACAATTCGCTTGCGAGGCCTGTCGCGAACCTCCGCGTGTACACCAGCAACGGCGAGCCTTCTTCCATTTGAATCTTCTGATAGTGCTCCGCGATGTAGTGTTTACGCCGCGGCACAATGACTCGATTCACCAGCAGCCAGCGTTTGAGGTAAGGCATGTCGAGCACGTACTCGTCCATTAGAAATTGACGCAGATACGGGCCCAACGCCTCCGGTGTCGGTTCGTCGGGTGTGCCTATGTTGGTTAGTAGAACGCCGGTGGTAGTCATGCAGTTTGGTTTGAAGCGTAACGGATTCTCGCACTAAACAACGGTGGAAAGCTATTTGCTACTCGTCGGAACCGGTCAGCGAGTTCTTATGCGGACATCCGTCGCAAATTTGTGAAGATAATGAAAGTGAATCCCTTATCGTCCGGACAGCGGTAGGCCCCCTTGGCATTTAGGAGCTTTGCCGAGACGCTGGTCATTGCCCAGCCATCCAGTTCATCCGCATTCCACTTCTCTTGCGTAAGCTCCTCCAGGTTGTGTTCTTCGCCGAATTGTTTGACAACAAGAATATCGGTTTTCACCGATTCGAGAATGCTCGGATTAGCCCATGACCACAGCCAGGTGTTGCTGATGGTCGAAAGTGTGCCCACAACTTGAAAGTCAGCGATCAATTTCGCAACGCCTTTATCCGAGAAGATAAATTCGCCAGTCTCCTGGTTATAGTCCCAGCGCTCGTAACCGCCCAGGGAATATTGTTCCCTCAGGATGCCTTGTTGAGCTTTTAGATACTCGGTCGATTCGTGTTCGAATTGATTAAACTCTGCTTCTGTCATAAGAGACCCCAAGTCAGTCCGCATAACGTCAAAGCGTAGTCAGAATACTCGAAACCCGCGCGGGCTCATGCCGCGTTACCATGATCGAAACAGCTAAGACGCCCTCAGAAAAATCTCACAGTGTAAGTAACCCTTACGCCGCGTCCGATCTCGGGCGCGAACTCTTTAATGAACGAGAGGTGATTTCGGTATAAGCGATCGCCGAGGTTGAAGGCGTTGAAAGAAATGATGTGGGCGCTGTGCTGCCGCGCAATCAGATACGAACCGCCAATATTGAACAGACCGTAGCCGGCCGTTCTTGTCTCAGTCGGAAACAGATTTTCCTGGGCGTCGGCAAACAGCGCTTCCGGTTTGATCGTTAGACCTTTGTAGCGAAACTCAACACCGACGCGTCCGCGGAGCGGTGGAATTCGCGGCAGGGGCGTGTCCGTATCGGTGAGTTTTGCATTGACGTAATCAGCGCCCAGATTAAGCCAGACATTTTTGTGCAGCTCTGCGTCCAGGCGGCCCTCGAAACCGGTGAATCGCGAAACACCCTGACTGTACACGGCCTCGATCAAACCGTCCTGGATGTTTCCCGTCGGCGCGAGGAACACAAAATTGTCGATGTGATAGAAGAAGCCGTTCAGTTCCGCGCGCACGCGTTTCGATGAATGACGCAAACCGAAATCAAGTCCGTTGCCGAGTTCGCGCGTCAGATCGAGATTGCCGATCTCAAACGTTGCATTACCCGGATGCGGACCTTCGTTGTAGAGCTCGTCCAAGGACGGCGCGCGATACGAATGCGAATAGTTCACGACGAACGCTCCCCCCGTCCAGGTGTTCACGCGCAGACCGATCGCGCCCGAGAACCCGGTGAAACTGCGATCCGGCAACTGACCGCGAACCGGATCTAATGACGGCCGGTACCGGTTGGTCTCGACGCGCCCGCCAATCTGCAGTGCGGCATGCTCAAACTTAATCGTCTCGAGCGCGAAGACAGCAAACGAATCCTGTTTCGTGGGCGGCGCGAGGGCTTCTGCGCCGGCGGATTCATAGTTTCGATGCATGCCCCAGACGCCGAAGCTCCCAGTCAAACGCCCGCGCTTCTGCTGATCGAACGTGCCCCGGAAGATCGTCGACTTGTTTGAAAATGTGGTGTTGACCGCGTCGGTTTCCGCATCAATCTCTGAGTGGGTGTAGTCGGTGTACTGAACGGAAAACTTCGCGTTTTCTATGAATGACTTCATTTCGCGAAAGCCGCCGTTGAATTGAATGCTGTGACGTCGCGGAGTTAGATAGACCGCTTCCGCGTCCGGATCTGCCGGATTGAAAGGAATGCCATAGCGGCGCTTGTCAAAATGGTAGTTGGCGCTGAAGAAACCACGACCCGGGTAAAAACCGATCCCGGTGCTGACGTTGCCACCTCTTGCATACGAGTTCGTAATCCTCCCAATTGGCGTCAGATAGTTGTTGGCCTTTTGCGCACCGCCGTTAGCCCAGAACAATAACTTGTCGGTGCCGGCTTCAATACCCGCGCTGCCTCCGGCCTGCCAACTGTTCGTGCTGCCGAGCGTCGTCAGATATCCGTTAACGCCTTTATGCGGTGATTCGTGTCCGTCGATCGCGTTCACGACGCCCCCAATGGCGTTGCTGCCGTAGAGTAACGTCGCCGGACCTTTCACCACTTCGACGCGATCGACTGAAAGCAGATCGACAGGTTCTGAGTGGTCACCGGACTGAGAGCCGAGCGCACCAACGCGCATTCCGTCCTCAAGCACCAAAACGCGATCACCGTCGAAGCCGCGAATGACCGGCCGTGACGGCGCCGGACCGAAGGAACGTTTAGCTACACCCAGCTCGTGATCGAGGGCTTCGCCGAGACTGACTGGATTCTTCTGTGCGAGTTCGACTGAACTGAGCACAGTCACAGACTGAATTGATTGGGAAACGGATTCTTCAGTGCCTGTGGCTGTGACTGTGACCGTCTCGCGGACGCCGCTCAATTGAATCCGGAAGTCTTGCGTGATGCTGCCGGAGCCGGGAACGGCCACTCTCTGCACGACGTCGTTCGCGCGATCGAGATGAGCTGCTACATCGAAATTTCCGGGAGGCACATTCTGAAACTCATACTTGCCGTGGTCGTCGGTCGAAACGGTTCGCCTTAATTGAAGAATGGTGACTGACGCGCCATGGACTGGCGTGCCCGTATCGCCGAGCGTGACGGTGCCGCTCAGCGTTGTGGAGCCGGTTTGTTGTGCGTTGGCGGTTGCTTGCGCTCCGCAAGTGACAATCGATAGGAAGAATGCGGTATTGCAAAAGATTCTCTTAGCCCTTGTCATGCATGGCCTGCCTCTCTGTAAACGCCAGCGGTATTCGGCCGGGTATGGACCCCAACTCGCTGGCCATTGTGAAATGCGCAAGGCGATTTGCCCGGCGCAAGCGAACGGCGGTTTGTGGCTCTAGAGAATCGTGGGGGGCGCGCGACCGTGTTGGACGGTCGTGAATTCACGCAGGTGCAAGCATTCCGGGGTTGCAGAGTGCGCTGCCTGTTGATGCAGCGTGTTAATGCTTGCCGGCTGACTTAGAAGGGTCGTCGCCAGGTTGTGATGCAGTTGGCAAATCAGGCATTCTGACGACAGGTTCTGTCGTGATGAAGATCTGGCTGGCTCGTTTTCCTGAACGGATGAGCAGGGAGTCTTTTCAGTCGCGGAAGTCTCGATGCAATTGCTGACTCTCTCCGCGTTCAGGTTCGTGTCGGTTGCAGCATGGCCGTGGGTCACTTCGACGGTGCTTCCC
The window above is part of the Pyrinomonadaceae bacterium genome. Proteins encoded here:
- a CDS encoding sialidase family protein, with product MFKRDQAIKGSKTSRRRFSLAAAVWVLLTAILMVISSGAYGANSASRTVSEANSPTTLGRQIQTPSPSPTPNVNTITFGNNTMADFSATSGEPIIKVNKQDRIFVTTPFGLSTSISMLWRSDDGGRSYLPLGPPILRDAALGPGGGDSDVDFDDHNRVYFIDLWAGCVTVAVSEDGGNTFPTDRTSYVSCISGETMGAIDDRQWIAAYGDGRAYMTWRRFTGLSPLPFYMFRTRDAGRTWDQGRELGLVSQSGPLKIDKTKRRVTVGGQERDAILIYQIYFNGNDIRMFRMTDLDDGSDPVVEDFRIYNGGSEDTSNVFPVITVDRAGNLYAAWSQAQSTPGTSQRIFMATSTDRGQTWSPRKQVSTFTGTNIMPWIVAGDPGRAAIVWYRSAVAGNPNSLASEWMIHMAQTLNAFDAVPTFQTVPVSQNIVHRGEICTDGTTCDATGRDRSFLEYPSIDMDSTGAAVVVYNDNTNQSEGPYVMTAKQASGPSLLASVGFLGGGPGTVSVTTPAADSTIRTNSLTIEGTHTVPPKNFDRDETGDAHFRSTGANMPGADLRSVVLREEGDALVLTMQVADLTPAARSSAAASVANGDGMLYLTQWDYADTVYWLGAEARATGTSYYTGTLGMIRSATSKKFITYNPDPVKSQQVQGQMTQAVPGVITIRVPKNQVGSPPTGAQFHSLTGYALSERGPLIPIGTNLPNGPFPAPKTSGVTPGPTSLPVQLDAAGAVTYTVGAGVPTLDGIVEVSVDDPTFSSPRLASFSTDLGEARWQLPLSVAEMTTGLHMVYVRQRINGRVPSPVVSVPFTVADTIEQTVTSMVSFATSNARSSGGISQYDMTIRNISSQTIFAPVRLEVASITSAGSTVTVANANNGLAGPGAAWDYSSKLGADNALTANELSGAVNLRFNNPNNVAFTVVFRVIGGLARASGSSATSHEAGAATPSSAAAPGPAGTGSVPEVLLGVSYNPVLNLVTVTSLKP
- a CDS encoding serine/threonine-protein kinase; its protein translation is MTSTSESYSTRTNRPKLVPGTELQNRYRVVRQLGKGGMGAVYEAIDVRLDVTVAIKEAFSTDARLRKQFEHEARLLAQLHHAALPRVMDYFSEGERVFLVMQFIEGEDLAEIIARQPGPLPRSTVIAWADQLLDALIYLHTRARQIIHRDIKPHNLKLTADGKIALLDFGLAKTDSDTSAVNSSSSIFGFTRRYSPPEQMQDQGTSPQSDIYALGATLYHLLTGVKPPDAMVRTKSIAKAEADPLQPAHELHAAVGPEISAILLKAMELNPARRFKDANEFREALKQLGRENMRALPNWSEQGASDGAGRPHINVTVVRQPTVDPFDSYSILKPAEMDWLLPKPSRRPFVVIALIGLVLVGGVFAFSDANGWPDVSKAAVDYVRAKRGTSDDKKPLENSRPNSQVNLRSSERAGKHSRNEQRNRKSQNGRAQTKRTVSER
- the hemH gene encoding ferrochelatase, whose product is MTTTGVLLTNIGTPDEPTPEALGPYLRQFLMDEYVLDMPYLKRWLLVNRVIVPRRKHYIAEHYQKIQMEEGSPLLVYTRRFATGLASELSDDYVIEIGMRYGNPSIQAALANLKKAGVDRIVAVPLYPQYTQSSFQTAVAETKKQAKKLALTDKLKFVDPFYVDPGLIEAWAWIVREHFETHSADHLLFSYHGVPVRHIKQIDTAGYCQNNDACCAQIGSGNQNCYRAQCHATSRAIASALDLKPDEFTTCFQSQFGKDEWIGPSFEKLLEELPKRGIKRIAVACPSFVADCLETLEEIGIRGREEFKEAGGEELSLIPCVNEHPLWVRAAANLIRTTVDQPQLVSVSAASAR
- a CDS encoding TonB-dependent receptor, which translates into the protein MTRAKRIFCNTAFFLSIVTCGAQATANAQQTGSTTLSGTVTLGDTGTPVHGASVTILQLRRTVSTDDHGKYEFQNVPPGNFDVAAHLDRANDVVQRVAVPGSGSITQDFRIQLSGVRETVTVTATGTEESVSQSIQSVTVLSSVELAQKNPVSLGEALDHELGVAKRSFGPAPSRPVIRGFDGDRVLVLEDGMRVGALGSQSGDHSEPVDLLSVDRVEVVKGPATLLYGSNAIGGVVNAIDGHESPHKGVNGYLTTLGSTNSWQAGGSAGIEAGTDKLLFWANGGAQKANNYLTPIGRITNSYARGGNVSTGIGFYPGRGFFSANYHFDKRRYGIPFNPADPDAEAVYLTPRRHSIQFNGGFREMKSFIENAKFSVQYTDYTHSEIDAETDAVNTTFSNKSTIFRGTFDQQKRGRLTGSFGVWGMHRNYESAGAEALAPPTKQDSFAVFALETIKFEHAALQIGGRVETNRYRPSLDPVRGQLPDRSFTGFSGAIGLRVNTWTGGAFVVNYSHSYRAPSLDELYNEGPHPGNATFEIGNLDLTRELGNGLDFGLRHSSKRVRAELNGFFYHIDNFVFLAPTGNIQDGLIEAVYSQGVSRFTGFEGRLDAELHKNVWLNLGADYVNAKLTDTDTPLPRIPPLRGRVGVEFRYKGLTIKPEALFADAQENLFPTETRTAGYGLFNIGGSYLIARQHSAHIISFNAFNLGDRLYRNHLSFIKEFAPEIGRGVRVTYTVRFF